A DNA window from Allokutzneria albata contains the following coding sequences:
- a CDS encoding GroES family chaperonin yields MPDAKLEIQLLHDRVMVKVVREAGERRSGGGIVIPATAQVAKRLSWGEVFGVGNHVRTVKVGDRVLFNHEDQFEVEVQGEAYLVMRERDLHAVASERTEHGTGLYL; encoded by the coding sequence GTGCCCGATGCCAAGCTCGAAATCCAGCTTCTGCACGATCGCGTCATGGTGAAAGTCGTGCGGGAGGCAGGAGAGCGGCGAAGCGGCGGCGGGATCGTCATCCCGGCCACCGCCCAAGTCGCGAAGCGCTTGTCGTGGGGCGAGGTGTTCGGGGTGGGCAACCACGTCAGGACCGTCAAGGTCGGTGACCGGGTGTTGTTCAACCACGAGGACCAGTTCGAGGTCGAAGTACAGGGCGAGGCGTACCTCGTGATGCGCGAGCGCGACCTGCACGCGGTCGCCAGCGAGCGGACCGAGCACGGTACGGGTCTGTATCTGTGA